A single Sylvia atricapilla isolate bSylAtr1 chromosome 29, bSylAtr1.pri, whole genome shotgun sequence DNA region contains:
- the NAB2 gene encoding NGFI-A-binding protein 2 isoform X2 yields the protein MALPRTLGELQLYRVLQRANLLGYYETFIQQGGDDVQQLCEAGEEEFLEIMALVGMATKPLHVRRLQKALREWASNPGLFSQPVSAVPVSSIPLFKLSETGGRKALSNGHASPGEAAGKGSGSAGTPPARSPTEPGEKLSPSAAPPWPGRSTPESEGGGDEEPGVPPFSPGGSSGEQAVGTELEPELARTVVESVERLLQSCPRGGEAELRALMKLNKKLAKAVGHIFQLEDGDRQKEEEIRRHSAIYGRGEARRREGKQLTLHELIINEAAAQFCLRDNSLLLRRVELFSLSRQVARESTYLSSLKVARAHPEDGGAIVAKRLKQEAGEQSRPELLALPVGLEPPGAGYRASLEEDTGSISGESLDGHLQEFEDGLAERGPPAPPDPPRGSIKVEQETSRQ from the exons ATGGCCCTGCCCCGCACgctgggggagctgcagctgtaCCGGGTGCTGCAACGCGCCAACCTGCTGGGCTACTATGAGACCTTCATCCAGCAAGGGGGGGACGACGTGCAGCAGCTCTGCGAGGCGGGCGAGGAGGAGTTCCTGGAGATCATGGCGCTGGTGGGCATGGCCACCAAGCCCCTCCACGTCCGCCGCCTCCAGAAGGCCCTGCGTGAGTGGGCCTCCAACCCGGGGCTCTTCAGCCAGCCTGTCTCGGCTGTCCCGGTCAGCAGCATCCCGCTCTTCAAGCTCTCTGAGACCGGCGGGCGCAAGGCGCTCAGCAATGGGCACGCCAGTCCCGGCGAGGCCGCGGGCAAGGGGAGTGGCAGCGCCGGGACACCCCCGGCCCGCAGCCCCACGGAGCCAGGGGAGAAGCTGTCACCGTCAGCGGCTCCACCGTGGCCGGGAAGGAGCACCCCCGAGTCGGAGGGTGGTGGGGATGAGGAGCCGGGGgttcctcccttctccccggGCGGGAGCAGCGGGGAGCAGGCGGTGGGCACGGAGCTGGAGCCGGAGTTGGCACGGACGGTGGTGGAGAGCGTGGAGcggctgctgcagagctgcccccgGGGCGGCGAGGCCGAGCTGCGGGCGCTGATGAAGCTCAACAAGAAGCTGGCCAAGGCTGTGGGGCACATCTTCCAGCTGGAGGATGGTGACCggcagaaggaggaggagatccGCCGGCACAGCGCGATCTACGGCCGCGGCGAGGCTCGGCGCCGTGAGGGCAAGCAGCTCACCCTGCACGAG CTCATCATCAATGAGGCGGCCGCCCAGTTCTGCCTGCGGGACAACTCGCTGCTGCTGCGGCGCGTCGAGCTCTTCTCGCTGTCACGACAGGTCGCACGGGAGAGCACCTACCTGTCTTCACTCAAGGTCGCCAG GGCCCATCCCGAGGACGGCGGTGCCATTGTGGCTAAGCGGCTCAAGCAGGAG GCGGGAGAGCAGAGCCGCCCtgagctcctggcactgcccgTGGGGCTGGAGCCCCCCGGGGCCGGGTACCGAGCCAGCTTGGAGGAGGATACGGGCAGCATCTCGGGGGAGAGCCTCGACGGCCACTTGCAGG AGTTCGAGGACGGGCTGGCAGAACGGGGTCCTCCGGCCCCCCCAGACCCCCCTCGGGGCAGCATCAAGGTGGAGCAGGAGACCAGCAGGCAGTGA
- the NAB2 gene encoding NGFI-A-binding protein 2 isoform X1: protein MALPRTLGELQLYRVLQRANLLGYYETFIQQGGDDVQQLCEAGEEEFLEIMALVGMATKPLHVRRLQKALREWASNPGLFSQPVSAVPVSSIPLFKLSETGGRKALSNGHASPGEAAGKGSGSAGTPPARSPTEPGEKLSPSAAPPWPGRSTPESEGGGDEEPGVPPFSPGGSSGEQAVGTELEPELARTVVESVERLLQSCPRGGEAELRALMKLNKKLAKAVGHIFQLEDGDRQKEEEIRRHSAIYGRGEARRREGKQLTLHELIINEAAAQFCLRDNSLLLRRVELFSLSRQVARESTYLSSLKVARAHPEDGGAIVAKRLKQEAGEQSRPELLALPVGLEPPGAGYRASLEEDTGSISGESLDGHLQAAGACPRLTPPPAAAPDVPLGLAPHGLWSRHILQQTLMDEGLRLARLVSHERVGRLSPCLPGKPPGPEFEDGLAERGPPAPPDPPRGSIKVEQETSRQ, encoded by the exons ATGGCCCTGCCCCGCACgctgggggagctgcagctgtaCCGGGTGCTGCAACGCGCCAACCTGCTGGGCTACTATGAGACCTTCATCCAGCAAGGGGGGGACGACGTGCAGCAGCTCTGCGAGGCGGGCGAGGAGGAGTTCCTGGAGATCATGGCGCTGGTGGGCATGGCCACCAAGCCCCTCCACGTCCGCCGCCTCCAGAAGGCCCTGCGTGAGTGGGCCTCCAACCCGGGGCTCTTCAGCCAGCCTGTCTCGGCTGTCCCGGTCAGCAGCATCCCGCTCTTCAAGCTCTCTGAGACCGGCGGGCGCAAGGCGCTCAGCAATGGGCACGCCAGTCCCGGCGAGGCCGCGGGCAAGGGGAGTGGCAGCGCCGGGACACCCCCGGCCCGCAGCCCCACGGAGCCAGGGGAGAAGCTGTCACCGTCAGCGGCTCCACCGTGGCCGGGAAGGAGCACCCCCGAGTCGGAGGGTGGTGGGGATGAGGAGCCGGGGgttcctcccttctccccggGCGGGAGCAGCGGGGAGCAGGCGGTGGGCACGGAGCTGGAGCCGGAGTTGGCACGGACGGTGGTGGAGAGCGTGGAGcggctgctgcagagctgcccccgGGGCGGCGAGGCCGAGCTGCGGGCGCTGATGAAGCTCAACAAGAAGCTGGCCAAGGCTGTGGGGCACATCTTCCAGCTGGAGGATGGTGACCggcagaaggaggaggagatccGCCGGCACAGCGCGATCTACGGCCGCGGCGAGGCTCGGCGCCGTGAGGGCAAGCAGCTCACCCTGCACGAG CTCATCATCAATGAGGCGGCCGCCCAGTTCTGCCTGCGGGACAACTCGCTGCTGCTGCGGCGCGTCGAGCTCTTCTCGCTGTCACGACAGGTCGCACGGGAGAGCACCTACCTGTCTTCACTCAAGGTCGCCAG GGCCCATCCCGAGGACGGCGGTGCCATTGTGGCTAAGCGGCTCAAGCAGGAG GCGGGAGAGCAGAGCCGCCCtgagctcctggcactgcccgTGGGGCTGGAGCCCCCCGGGGCCGGGTACCGAGCCAGCTTGGAGGAGGATACGGGCAGCATCTCGGGGGAGAGCCTCGACGGCCACTTGCAGG CGGCGGGGGCTTGTCCCCGACTGACCCCTCCGCCCGCTGCGGCCCCGGACGTGCCCCTCGGCCTCGCGCCCCACGGGCTCTGGAGCCGCCACATCCTCCAGCAGACGCTGATGGACGAGGGGCTGCGCCTGGCCCGGCTGGTCTCGCACGAGCGCGTGGGGCGGCTCAGCCCCTGTCTGCCGGGGAAACCCCCGGGACCAG AGTTCGAGGACGGGCTGGCAGAACGGGGTCCTCCGGCCCCCCCAGACCCCCCTCGGGGCAGCATCAAGGTGGAGCAGGAGACCAGCAGGCAGTGA